The Acomys russatus chromosome 1, mAcoRus1.1, whole genome shotgun sequence genome has a window encoding:
- the Rrm2 gene encoding ribonucleoside-diphosphate reductase subunit M2 — MLVAARAPDSSCCTRRPPSPPLLALAMLSVRVPLATIADQQQLQLSPVKRLSLADKENTPPTLSGTRVLASKAARRIFQDPAELESKVPTNPSVEEEPLLRENPRRFVVFPIEYHDIWQMYKKAEASFWTAEEVDLSKDIQHWEALKPDERHFISHVLAFFAASDGIVNENLVERFSQEVQVTEARCFYGFQIAMENIHSEMYSLLIDTYIKDSKEREYLFNAIETMPCVKKKADWALRWIGDKEATYGERVVAFAAVEGIFFSGSFASIFWLKKRGLMPGLTFSNELISRDEGLHCDFACLMFKHLVHKPSEQRVREIITNAVRIEQEFLTEALPVKLIGMNCTLMKQYIEFVADRLMMELGFNKIFRVENPFDFMENISLEGKTNFFEKRVGEYQRMGVMSNSTENSFTLDADF, encoded by the exons ATGCTGGTAGCCGCCCGTGCACCGGATTCCAGCTGCTGCACTCGCCGCCCACCGTCTCCGCCGCTGCTCGCGCTCGCCATGCTCTCCGTCCGCGTCCCGCTCGCCACCATCGCTgaccagcagcagctgcagctgtcGCCGGTGAAGCGACTCAGCCTGGCTGACAAGGAGAATACG CCCCCGACCCTCAGCGGGACCCGCGTTCTGGCCAGCAAGGCTGCGAGGAGAATCTTTCAGGACCCCGCCGAGCTG GAAAGTAAAGTACCCACTAACCCCAGCGTTGAGGAAGAGCCGTTACTGAGGGAAAATCCCCGCCGATTCGTTGTCTTTCCCATTGAGTACCATGATATCTGGCAGATGTACAAGAAAGCCGAGGCCTCCTTCTGGACGGCGGAGGAG GTGGATCTTTCCAAGGATATTCAGCACTGGGAAGCTCTGAAACCTGATGAGAGACATTTTATATCTCACGTTCTGGCTTTCTTTGCAGCAAGTGATGGCATAGTCAATGAAAACTTG GTGGAGCGATTTAGCCAAGAAGTTCAAGTCACAGAGGCCCGCTGTTTCTATGGCTTCCAAATTGCCATGGAAAACATACACTCTGAAATGTACAGTCTCCTCATTGACACTTACATTAAAGATTCCAAAGAAAG AGAGTATCTCTTCAATGCTATTGAAACAATGCCTTGTGTGAAGAAGAAGGCAGACTGGGCCTTGCGTTGGATTGGGGACAAAGAGGCTACATACG GAGAACGTGTTGTGGCCTTTGCTGCTGTGGAAGGAATCTTCTTCTCGGGCTCTTTTGCATCCATATTCTGGCTCAAAAAACGAGGACTGATGCCCGGCCTTACATTTTCCAATGAGCTTATTAGCAGGGATGAG GGTTTACACTGTGACTTTGCTTGCCTGATGTTCAAGCACTTGGTCCACAAGCCGTcggagcagagagtgagggaaatAATTACCAACGCGGTCAGGATCGAGCAGGAGTTCCTCACGGAGGCCTTGCCAGTGAAGCTCATCGGGATGAACTGCACCTTAATGAAGCAGTACATTGAATTTGTGGCCGACAGGCTTATGATGGAGCTGGGTTTTAACAAG ATTTTCAGAGTAGAAAATCCATTTGACTTcatggaaaatatttcattagaaGGGAAGACAAACTTCTTTGAGAAGCGGGTAGGCGAGTACCAGAGGATGGGAGTGATGTCGAATTCAACAGAGAACTCTTTTACCTTGGATGCTGACTTCTAA